The following proteins are encoded in a genomic region of Haemorhous mexicanus isolate bHaeMex1 chromosome 11, bHaeMex1.pri, whole genome shotgun sequence:
- the MDFIC2 gene encoding LOW QUALITY PROTEIN: myoD family inhibitor domain-containing protein 2 (The sequence of the model RefSeq protein was modified relative to this genomic sequence to represent the inferred CDS: inserted 1 base in 1 codon) produces MTVTNWLRVIAVPNHIHLTLIPLQFCFLXLHQDRRTSSLPLLALPGVTSSSEDHPDNQLTNEKHTDEKPMKGIVMSSVAEFSITDASSKGTKNEKKLSDASRSSIASLEKCREFSYIEDDASVHQRDSDDECATLILACLFCQFWDFLIMLPDTCEHWLTDTCCPSNRYYQTSDEDHGSNDCNCDCDIDCSLFESCHETGECLELAMEISEVCYR; encoded by the exons ATGACTGTCACTAACTGGCTGAGGGTGATAGCTGTGCCAAACCACATTCATTTGACACTTATCCCtcttcaattttgttttc ctctccacCAAGACCGTCGCACCAGCTCCCTGCCTCTACTGGCCCTCCCTGGAGTGACATCGAGCAGTGAGGACCATCCAG ATAACCAGCTTACAAATGAAAAACACACAGATGAAAAGCCTATGAAAGGTATTGTTATGAGTTCTGTCGCAGAATTCAGCATCACAGACGCTTCATCAAAGGGCACcaaaaatgagaagaaattgTCAGATGCAAGCAGATCATCCATTGCTTCCCTGGAGAAATGCAGAGAATTCTCTTACATTGAAGATGATGCATCAGTACATCAGAGAGACAGTGACG ATGAATGCGCAACACTTATCCTGGCCTGCTTGTTCTGCCAGTTTTGGGACTTTCTTATAATGCTGCCTGATACCTGTGAACATTGGCTGACAGATACCTGTTGTCCATCCAATAGATATTACCAGACCTCCGACGAAGACCACGGCAGCAACGACTGCAACTGTGACTGTGACATTGATTGCAGCCTCTTTGAGTCCTGCCACGAGACTGGggagtgcctggagctggccaTGGAGATCTCAGAAGTCTGCTATCGCTGA